One Ignavibacteria bacterium genomic window carries:
- a CDS encoding MotA/TolQ/ExbB proton channel family protein, with amino-acid sequence MKQSVFITTLLVIAIVVSCIIYFLVFGNAMNFKPDAPNVPANIMGAIYLGGPVVIILMTLAIMVITFTIERGLSLSKAKGRGPIETFLKKVQGYLTEGNIEAAIEECNKQKGSIANIIRTGLERYQVVSLDPNKDKDEKLQEVQSAIEEAMMLEVPLLERNLVALSTIATVSVLVGLFGTVVGMIRSFQALATAGTPNAAELSAGISEALINTAGGLFGAIVGTLSYNFYTTKVGNLTYMIDEATYNMLQILAIKSK; translated from the coding sequence ATGAAACAATCCGTTTTTATTACAACGCTTTTAGTAATCGCTATCGTTGTATCATGTATTATTTACTTTTTAGTCTTTGGAAACGCAATGAATTTTAAGCCGGACGCTCCAAACGTTCCTGCTAACATCATGGGAGCCATCTATCTCGGCGGACCTGTAGTTATAATTTTGATGACACTTGCTATTATGGTTATTACCTTCACAATAGAAAGAGGTCTTTCTTTAAGCAAAGCTAAAGGAAGAGGTCCGATTGAAACCTTTTTGAAAAAAGTTCAAGGTTACTTAACCGAAGGTAACATTGAAGCTGCTATCGAAGAATGTAATAAACAAAAAGGTTCCATTGCAAACATTATCAGAACAGGTCTGGAGAGATATCAGGTAGTATCGCTTGACCCAAACAAAGATAAAGACGAAAAATTACAGGAAGTTCAGAGTGCCATCGAAGAAGCAATGATGCTTGAAGTTCCGCTTCTTGAAAGAAACCTTGTTGCTCTTTCAACAATCGCAACGGTTTCAGTGCTTGTGGGTCTTTTCGGAACGGTAGTTGGTATGATTCGTTCATTCCAGGCGCTTGCAACAGCAGGAACTCCTAACGCTGCAGAACTTTCAGCAGGTATTTCTGAAGCTCTTATCAACACTGCAGGTGGTCTATTTGGAGCTATCGTCGGAACTCTTTCTTATAATTTCTATACCACAAAAGTTGGTAACCTGACTTATATGATTGATGAAGCAACATATAATATGCTTCAGATTTTGGCTATTAAGTCTAAATAA
- a CDS encoding adenylate kinase, with protein MEPLRIHRLIIFGPCGVGKGTQAELVAKKLNLKHFSTGEILRQAVAEGTELGKKAKAVMDSGALVSDDIMIGIVKEALANPDSANNFILDGFPRTLAQAEALDKIFDELGYDNINVISLTANEQELIDRLLKRGRSDDTEETVKHRINVYNESTAPILAHYDGKYNIIEVDGVGDIEAINEKILKYVA; from the coding sequence ATGGAACCATTAAGAATACATCGTCTGATAATTTTTGGTCCTTGCGGGGTCGGAAAAGGAACGCAGGCAGAATTGGTTGCAAAAAAATTAAACCTTAAACATTTTTCAACCGGTGAAATTTTGCGTCAGGCAGTTGCCGAAGGGACAGAGCTGGGTAAAAAAGCAAAAGCTGTGATGGATTCCGGCGCGCTTGTTTCAGATGATATAATGATTGGCATTGTAAAGGAAGCGCTTGCAAATCCTGATTCGGCAAATAATTTTATACTCGATGGGTTTCCAAGAACGCTCGCTCAGGCAGAGGCTCTCGATAAAATTTTTGATGAGCTCGGATATGATAACATAAACGTAATTTCTTTAACAGCAAACGAACAGGAATTAATTGACCGTCTCTTGAAAAGAGGCAGAAGCGATGATACTGAAGAAACTGTTAAACACAGAATTAATGTTTATAATGAATCTACCGCTCCAATCCTTGCGCATTATGATGGGAAGTATAACATAATAGAGGTGGACGGTGTCGGAGACATTGAAGCAATAAATGAAAAAATATTAAAATATGTAGCTTAG
- a CDS encoding STAS domain-containing protein, with protein sequence MSKVKVTDLNDKGIIILSPKGNFVGGDETDELRDAIKKLSDEGNTKLIIDLGDVLYLNSTGLGVLISAHTNYAKRNGEIKLCQLNKNIENLFVITKLSRIFDAYPTLEEAIAAFK encoded by the coding sequence ATGTCAAAAGTTAAGGTCACGGATTTAAATGATAAAGGAATCATTATTTTAAGCCCAAAAGGCAATTTTGTTGGCGGTGATGAAACCGATGAACTTCGTGATGCTATAAAAAAGCTTTCCGATGAAGGAAATACGAAGCTTATAATTGATTTAGGCGATGTATTGTATTTAAATAGCACCGGACTCGGTGTTTTAATTTCCGCTCACACTAATTATGCAAAAAGAAACGGTGAAATTAAGCTTTGCCAACTCAACAAAAATATTGAAAATTTATTCGTAATTACCAAACTATCTCGAATTTTTGATGCTTACCCAACCCTCGAAGAAGCAATTGCGGCGTTTAAGTGA